The following proteins come from a genomic window of Bradysia coprophila strain Holo2 unplaced genomic scaffold, BU_Bcop_v1 contig_138, whole genome shotgun sequence:
- the LOC119073658 gene encoding transmembrane protein 11 homolog, mitochondrial isoform X1, with product MSSNKPLSPIDELKSPTTHIIQEIYEVQNAHEAFEAELEKALVARINYIIVEPARLGDETARWITVGNCLHKTAVVTGLASIVTGTLWPERLAMCAAPLCAISVFCTGLYTVSWNYDPCCQYQVERDTKKLSKVPNLNNFSSPVVLVFSSNNKAKYLHRSVTLLSAAFCAWKIFEALK from the exons ATGTCGTCGAACAAACCCTTAAGTCCAATAGA TGAACTCAAGTCGCCAACCACTCACATCATCCAAGAAATATACGAAGTGCAAAATGCGCATGAAGCATTCGAAGCTGAATTGGAAAAGGCACTTGTAGCTCGCATCAATTATATTATCGTCGAGCCAGCTCGGCTGGGTGACGAGACTGCTCGCTGGATCACAGTAGGAAATTGTCTACACAAAACTGCTGTCGTTACTGGACTGGCGTCAATCGTGACGGGCACGTTATGGCCTGAACGGTTGGCTATGTGTGCGGCACCGTTGTGTGCTATATCAGTATTTTGTACGGGATTATACACCGTCAGTTGGAATTACGATCCTTGTTGTCAATATCAG GTGGAACGTGACACCAAGAAACTGTCCAAAGTACCAAATCTCAACAATTTCTCATCGCCAGTAGTCCTAGTCTTTAGTTCTAATAACAAAGCTAAGTATCTGCATCGAAGTGTGACGCTGCTGTCTGCAGCATTTTGTGCATGGAAAATATTCGAGGCgctgaaataa
- the LOC119073658 gene encoding transmembrane protein 11 homolog, mitochondrial isoform X2 has protein sequence MAANDGELKSPTTHIIQEIYEVQNAHEAFEAELEKALVARINYIIVEPARLGDETARWITVGNCLHKTAVVTGLASIVTGTLWPERLAMCAAPLCAISVFCTGLYTVSWNYDPCCQYQVERDTKKLSKVPNLNNFSSPVVLVFSSNNKAKYLHRSVTLLSAAFCAWKIFEALK, from the exons ATGGCAGCAAATGATGG TGAACTCAAGTCGCCAACCACTCACATCATCCAAGAAATATACGAAGTGCAAAATGCGCATGAAGCATTCGAAGCTGAATTGGAAAAGGCACTTGTAGCTCGCATCAATTATATTATCGTCGAGCCAGCTCGGCTGGGTGACGAGACTGCTCGCTGGATCACAGTAGGAAATTGTCTACACAAAACTGCTGTCGTTACTGGACTGGCGTCAATCGTGACGGGCACGTTATGGCCTGAACGGTTGGCTATGTGTGCGGCACCGTTGTGTGCTATATCAGTATTTTGTACGGGATTATACACCGTCAGTTGGAATTACGATCCTTGTTGTCAATATCAG GTGGAACGTGACACCAAGAAACTGTCCAAAGTACCAAATCTCAACAATTTCTCATCGCCAGTAGTCCTAGTCTTTAGTTCTAATAACAAAGCTAAGTATCTGCATCGAAGTGTGACGCTGCTGTCTGCAGCATTTTGTGCATGGAAAATATTCGAGGCgctgaaataa